One part of the Syntrophorhabdaceae bacterium genome encodes these proteins:
- a CDS encoding LuxR C-terminal-related transcriptional regulator, which translates to MSRSFDASLDLFKAVFETAPDIAVNLLDKDYRVLWANEIMAKGVDRPLDEMIGKPCYEVWRRRSAPCPVCLLKIVSDTRKPCVMERWLDLPNQERRYAEVRAYPIFDARGLVKYVFEIIIPLTDRKKGEKESRRYIQSLEKTLKELNSAGMARSGQRPAEAHEGALTLREKEIVRLMAQGFSNKQIAGILSISPDTVKTHVRNIFSKLGVTDRTRAAVWAASHKLV; encoded by the coding sequence ATGAGCCGCTCCTTTGATGCCTCATTGGACCTCTTCAAGGCGGTCTTCGAGACCGCCCCAGATATCGCGGTCAACCTGCTCGATAAGGACTACCGGGTCCTCTGGGCCAACGAGATTATGGCAAAGGGGGTCGATCGTCCCCTCGACGAGATGATCGGCAAGCCCTGTTACGAGGTGTGGCGCAGGAGAAGCGCTCCTTGCCCGGTTTGCCTGTTGAAGATCGTTTCCGATACGCGAAAGCCCTGCGTGATGGAGAGGTGGCTCGACCTTCCCAATCAGGAGCGGCGATATGCCGAAGTCAGGGCATACCCGATCTTCGATGCGCGAGGTTTGGTAAAATATGTCTTTGAAATCATTATACCACTCACGGACAGAAAGAAGGGCGAGAAGGAATCGAGGAGATACATCCAATCTCTTGAAAAGACATTGAAAGAATTGAATTCGGCGGGGATGGCCCGTAGCGGGCAAAGACCGGCGGAGGCCCATGAGGGCGCCCTCACCCTTCGAGAGAAAGAGATCGTCCGGCTTATGGCGCAGGGCTTCTCCAATAAACAAATAGCCGGTATCCTCTCTATCAGTCCCGATACGGTAAAGACTCACGTCCGGAATATCTTCTCGAAACTAGGTGTCACCGACCGGACCCGGGCGGCGGTCTGGGCGGCTTCCCATAAACTCGTCTAA
- a CDS encoding class I SAM-dependent methyltransferase: protein MTPFDPLQYKNIERQVYSMTAPDYDKYGSATFESCAQPLLQHARLVPGQVVLDVACGPGIPSLMAAPMVAPGGTVTGVDLAPGMVALARSKAQAKAFANVDFREGDAEALPFPDDSFDVVLYAGFQQIQAFRHNVVFEVKSASEYWKGVVGISGRLQMLLKNIPEETAARIRNTVMETVERFRTGDNKIVIPCEEVVGMARK, encoded by the coding sequence ATGACCCCATTCGATCCGCTTCAGTACAAAAATATAGAGCGTCAGGTGTACAGCATGACCGCGCCGGACTACGACAAATACGGAAGCGCCACATTCGAATCCTGCGCACAGCCGCTTCTTCAACACGCCAGGCTCGTTCCGGGCCAGGTCGTCCTCGACGTCGCCTGCGGGCCGGGCATCCCTTCACTTATGGCAGCGCCCATGGTCGCGCCGGGCGGAACGGTCACAGGGGTAGACCTCGCGCCTGGAATGGTCGCCCTGGCGAGAAGTAAGGCACAAGCAAAGGCGTTCGCGAATGTCGACTTCCGGGAGGGCGATGCGGAAGCGTTGCCCTTTCCTGATGACTCTTTCGATGTGGTCCTGTATGCCGGCTTTCAACAAATTCAGGCTTTCAGGCACAACGTTGTTTTCGAGGTTAAAAGCGCCAGCGAATACTGGAAAGGAGTGGTGGGAATAAGCGGCCGCCTCCAGATGCTCCTCAAAAACATCCCGGAGGAAACTGCGGCACGAATACGGAACACGGTCATGGAGACAGTCGAGCGTTTCCGCACGGGGGACAATAAAATCGTGATCCCCTGCGAGGAAGTGGTCGGAATGGCAAGGAAATAG
- a CDS encoding aldo/keto reductase, protein MLYRPLKEIPVSILGFGAMRLPLVGGTQAPTDSFDPVRSIDQEETARMIEYAIDHGVNYFDTAYVYHGGKSEAVLGKLLKPYRDRVLIATKLPVFLLKERDDFDRILGEQLKRLQTDHLDVYLLHGLNAQTWHKSKDQGVLTFLDQAKLDGRVRQVGFSFHDTLAIFKDIADAYDWDVCQIQYNYLDERYQAGTEGLRYAASKGFGVVVMEPLRGGKLAKVPAEVLRLLESSRTKRQPAEWGLRWVWNHPEVATVLSGMSSLDQVRENIGFAEGGGAGSLSDEDLALIDEAHKTYRTLLKVDCTGCAYCMPCPSGVNIPMNFSFYNDVVTFKDPTGAMVYNEFMSPEQKASACSECGECEEKCPQQIPIREELKKVHATLHREAGKG, encoded by the coding sequence ATGCTTTACAGGCCCCTGAAAGAGATCCCCGTTTCAATCCTCGGCTTCGGCGCCATGCGCCTTCCACTGGTAGGAGGGACGCAGGCACCGACTGACTCCTTCGACCCGGTGCGATCCATCGACCAGGAGGAGACGGCGAGAATGATCGAATACGCCATCGACCACGGTGTCAACTATTTCGATACCGCTTACGTTTACCATGGCGGAAAGAGCGAGGCCGTGCTGGGGAAACTCCTGAAGCCTTACCGCGACCGCGTTCTCATCGCCACGAAACTGCCCGTATTCCTCTTAAAGGAACGGGATGATTTCGACAGGATACTCGGTGAGCAGCTCAAGAGGCTCCAAACCGACCATCTCGATGTCTATCTGCTCCACGGACTCAACGCACAGACCTGGCATAAGTCAAAAGACCAAGGCGTACTCACTTTCCTGGACCAAGCCAAGTTGGACGGCCGGGTCAGACAAGTGGGTTTCTCGTTCCACGACACGCTTGCCATCTTCAAGGACATAGCGGATGCGTATGACTGGGATGTATGCCAGATACAGTACAACTACCTGGATGAGCGATACCAGGCGGGGACGGAAGGGCTCAGATACGCCGCGTCAAAGGGTTTTGGGGTGGTGGTCATGGAGCCTCTCAGGGGAGGGAAGCTCGCGAAGGTGCCCGCCGAAGTGCTCCGTCTTCTTGAATCGTCACGCACGAAAAGACAGCCTGCGGAATGGGGACTCCGCTGGGTATGGAACCATCCCGAGGTCGCGACGGTCCTTTCCGGCATGAGCAGTCTTGATCAGGTCCGAGAGAACATCGGGTTTGCAGAAGGCGGCGGAGCCGGTTCCCTCTCCGATGAAGACCTGGCCCTTATCGACGAGGCGCACAAGACCTACCGCACCCTCCTCAAAGTCGACTGCACAGGTTGTGCCTACTGCATGCCGTGCCCTTCGGGGGTCAATATCCCCATGAACTTCTCCTTCTATAATGACGTGGTCACCTTCAAGGATCCGACAGGAGCGATGGTATATAACGAGTTCATGTCGCCGGAGCAGAAAGCGTCGGCGTGCAGCGAGTGCGGGGAGTGCGAGGAGAAGTGTCCTCAGCAGATCCCGATCCGCGAGGAACTAAAGAAGGTCCACGCCACCCTGCACAGGGAAGCTGGAAAAGGATGA
- a CDS encoding GNAT family N-acetyltransferase, with the protein MHNIETERLLLRGLEETDMAALQGMLASPSVMAWLFQGAPMNPADARRFIERNFTFGPSATGIGVVEEKETGRFIGFAGLLPCQYLGAEDFEIGAAFMEDSWHRGYGVEIGSAQISCGIGTLHLPRLLALAHPDNVNSLKVLEKLGMRFVKEIPTEARGPRRIYAITGAEK; encoded by the coding sequence ATGCATAACATAGAGACGGAGAGGCTGCTGCTGAGGGGATTGGAAGAGACCGATATGGCGGCCTTACAAGGAATGCTCGCCTCGCCGTCTGTCATGGCGTGGCTCTTTCAGGGCGCCCCCATGAATCCCGCCGATGCGCGGCGGTTCATCGAACGGAATTTCACCTTCGGGCCATCGGCAACGGGCATCGGCGTCGTGGAGGAAAAAGAGACAGGCCGTTTTATCGGTTTCGCGGGGTTACTGCCCTGTCAATATCTCGGGGCTGAAGACTTCGAGATCGGCGCCGCGTTTATGGAAGATTCCTGGCACAGGGGCTATGGCGTCGAGATAGGCTCTGCCCAGATATCCTGCGGCATCGGAACGCTGCACCTACCGCGCCTCCTTGCCCTCGCCCATCCCGATAATGTCAACTCCCTTAAGGTCCTCGAAAAGCTCGGCATGAGATTCGTAAAAGAGATCCCCACCGAGGCCAGAGGTCCGAGACGTATCTACGCCATTACCGGAGCAGAAAAATAG
- a CDS encoding MFS transporter, whose protein sequence is MERFDSLKGRAFLFLLFLSFLWFLNFVGRTLFSPVLPLIEDEFHITHAKASSIFIFQSVGYGISIFSSGLWSGLLGYKRSIVISLMVSAAVFFLIPFSSAFSTLYFYSFIMGLATGVYIPAVIPLITRLYNEKIWGKAIAIHDSSASIGVFGAPLIAMGLLHFFQWRGIFGVVALVFVIAAAAFAFLFDELKVSRITRAAFGEFITRRSLWLLSVVWVFAASTSLGIYSVLPLYLTKELHLDIQYANTIFGISRLGGFVVAIGSGYLVTRFSVRAVMASMLVISGAFTILVGLAGSSLIAPALFLQASFIYGFFPAGLIAISRMFELHVRSIATGFIFGVGVIFGWGVAPYLLGLSGDLLSFRFGILILGILTMLASGLIFFLKELKPARQ, encoded by the coding sequence GTGGAGCGATTCGACTCTCTTAAGGGGAGGGCTTTTCTCTTCCTCCTCTTCCTGAGCTTTTTATGGTTTCTCAATTTTGTGGGGAGGACCCTTTTCTCTCCCGTCCTGCCCCTTATCGAGGACGAGTTCCATATCACTCATGCGAAGGCGAGCAGCATTTTCATCTTTCAGTCCGTGGGTTACGGGATATCCATCTTCTCCTCGGGGCTTTGGTCCGGCCTTCTCGGGTATAAACGCTCCATCGTAATCTCTCTTATGGTTTCGGCCGCCGTCTTTTTCCTGATCCCTTTTTCCTCCGCCTTTTCGACCCTCTATTTCTATTCTTTTATTATGGGCCTGGCTACCGGGGTCTACATCCCGGCGGTCATCCCCCTCATCACGCGCCTCTACAACGAAAAGATCTGGGGAAAGGCCATCGCCATCCATGACTCCAGCGCTTCGATAGGCGTGTTCGGGGCGCCTCTCATTGCGATGGGGCTCCTCCACTTCTTTCAATGGAGGGGGATATTCGGCGTAGTCGCCCTTGTCTTTGTCATCGCAGCCGCAGCGTTCGCCTTTCTCTTCGACGAGCTCAAGGTAAGTCGCATCACGCGGGCCGCCTTCGGGGAGTTCATCACGAGGAGGTCCCTGTGGCTTCTAAGCGTGGTATGGGTGTTCGCGGCATCCACGAGCCTTGGCATCTATTCCGTCCTGCCCCTCTATCTCACGAAGGAGCTTCACCTCGACATTCAATATGCAAATACTATTTTCGGTATATCGCGACTCGGGGGGTTTGTGGTCGCCATCGGCTCGGGCTACCTGGTGACCCGCTTTTCGGTGCGGGCCGTGATGGCCTCTATGCTCGTCATCTCCGGCGCCTTCACCATCCTGGTCGGTCTCGCCGGCAGCAGTCTCATTGCCCCGGCCCTTTTTCTCCAGGCGAGCTTCATCTATGGATTTTTCCCCGCCGGTCTGATCGCCATTTCCCGGATGTTCGAGCTTCACGTGAGGAGCATCGCCACGGGCTTCATATTCGGCGTGGGCGTAATATTCGGCTGGGGTGTGGCGCCTTACCTGCTCGGGCTCTCGGGCGACCTCTTAAGCTTCCGCTTCGGCATTCTCATCCTCGGGATTCTCACCATGCTCGCGAGCGGCCTCATTTTCTTCCTAAAGGAACTTAAGCCGGCACGACAATGA